A window of Punica granatum isolate Tunisia-2019 chromosome 8, ASM765513v2, whole genome shotgun sequence genomic DNA:
CTActgcagatttggcttctcgcccatatccgccccttttgctcatcgcatccgttctcctacatcgccgaTGAGCGCTCGCTGATCGAGCGCCTGGTACCAGttatcccacctcccgagcataGATTCTCGGAATGGAGACGCTTTTGGCGCGAGCTGACGCCCACAcggttcctatgggtcgcccgatggaaccccggcggccccatgatcacaggatGTCCCGGGATTGGGGGAGTCCCCCTCCTTAGCCACTTGGGGAGCATGCTCATATTCCCGggccgggtaatcagacaactcggcggcctacaggacattcccgccgaagcggaccgcctacctttccgcatccaatgggccgactctacatcctcggcccccgcaagattcttacagattcgggagatccgccgccaacgggacgctagcaccatacagcgtctgtatttccccgagcaccccaccgacgaagagcgagcaTTCTCCGCCACATCGGCATACGTGGCTCGGTTCTACCTGCAGGGATCGACACCACCACAACGGTCCCAGGCCACCCCGACTCCTCGAGCTTCATCTACCCTCGCTcccgaagccgaaagctccatccaagcggccatgcacgcggagctacgggccatcagggaggaacgagataggctccgttgcgagcttgttgattcCCACGCGGAGGTCGCcgactacagggagcttcagacgGAATTGGGCCGAGCACGCGCTCGAGTCGCGCACCTAGAcagggagatggcccgcttgaGCGCGAGGTTGGACCGAGTGCAGGCAAGGGCGCGCGAGATTgcccacccctaggattagcggaCGCGCCCattttttgccctcgctcggacctgCGCCGCTCTCAACCGGCCACCGAGCgtaaagggatgtcggctttacgtttatgttccttttctttcgtgcgttctattttgtaaaactatggaGCTTGAAtctaatcaatgtaatgacattagcatttcgaaaattcatgcatctcatacatcttaCCCCTTTATTTATTTCGCACTTATCATCTCAAAATGTCGATGTTtgcccttacacattcttggaatctaggtgatcacaactggcgtcgcaccgttatccgactcgtcaacgtgtCAGAATGGCAGAAGAAGATCGAGTCGACAtctccgaagaagtcaacccgcCGGCTCCGGCCCATTCTCAACCACCTCCAACACACGCTCCGCCACCTCCGACTCCTGCAGGCGTGCTCTCGGCGTACTCGGGCGCTCCTCCAACGCATCTCCAGCCCCCGACGTCTTTAGGAGCACCCCTTGCACGGACCTCACAGACATTCTCCGCCTCCGACGACAAGGCCCGCATCGCGgcactcgagggcacggtcaaccaaatggcaaCCAACATGGCAGAGCTGCTTGCCCTACTCAGGGGACCAAACTGCGTatcctcgagctccacgccTTTGCTGGGACAAGGACCAACAGCCGACCCAACTCCTTGGGTCCCGCCGACTCAGGCCCCGGAGAACATGGAGGTGCCCGCGCCACCAACACTGCATACGTCCGTAGCTCACCCTTTCACCAGCTCATATCCGCCACCACCAGCCCCCACGGCAGTCCCTCTCTCACCGGCGACGTTCCTGTCCTCGGAGCAGGTCCTGCCCGAGCCTCCTCCTATCTCTATACCGATCCCAGCGACGGCCTACACAGCACCTCCACCGATGGTTTTCCCGGTGCCTAGTGCGCCCGCTCCGATTCATCTTCAAGCCACAGAACTTCCTCCATACCCATCTCTACAACCCCATGTCGCCCTCTCACACCAGGTACCGCCCCctataaacaccaccttccacgaaccagGCACGCCGATTcatgcggcccagttcgcctcgccgacgcatttcttccccgaggccgatGCCGAACAGGAACGTAGGCTGAAGCGAATGGAAGAGACGATACGAGCTTTACAAGCGGGCGATGCTCGACCCGACGCACGCTACGGCGACGgcagcctattcccgggcatgcggctgcccccgaagttcaaggtcccggagttcaagacctatgagggtacgacggatccacgccaccacctccgccactatcgagggaagatgctacaCTATTGGGAgtacgaggagtttgtcatccactccttccaggatagcctaTCGGggtcggccctcgattggttcatgtcgcgGAAGGCCGAGGACATCCCTACATGGGAAgacctctcccggaagtttatcgaccaataccgatattgcgcAGAGACGCCTCCCACCCTCCTGGAActgagcacgaaagaaatggcgcaGGGTCAACGGTTCGAGGAATATGCTaccaagtggcgtgcccaagcggcaaaacacatccctccgatcagtGAAGCGCAACAGATCCAGTTGTTTCACTCCACATTGAggggagtgtactattcacacctgttggcCCACACTTCGTCGTTTTCCGACCTCATTGAGGCCGGAAAAAAGCTGGATTTGGGGATTaagctcggaaggatggaAGACCCCCGCCAGCAAAGGAGAGGAGTCGTCAAAGAAGATCCCCGCCAAGCCGTCATCTTCCGGCGGAAGGAGAGAGAATGAAGTTTCAGTGAACGCCGTCAATACGGCACATCAGGCGTCCCAACAATACTCGGTGAACCTCACGACCACACCGACCACTGCTCCTACTTACTTCCCTCCGCCCCCACAGCACCAGCCTCAGTCGATTTACTACTCGGCCCCGCCGGTCCCGCCACCGGCGACCTCACAATCATACGACCATTACACACCCGCGACGGCTCAGCCCTCTCAACCTAGGCCCCCGGTGTCGAGAACTCCTCCACCAGCGCAACAGAACCCCACTGCGCAGGGACCGCAGGTCGGCAGCACGCTGAGCCGACCCCGCAAACAATACATGCCACTGTctgctgtgcgcacccgaatttaatctcgtcagggcacgcatgcgcgcgcctaagtaaacgcggcttgggagtgtccaccttcccggggacgcacgACGGACACTTGTgggaaggagtcgccacttgccattttacgacccgaaggtcgagggccggcaagttacccgggtctaggggtacggggtacacctaaatgctaaggcaatggtcatacggaaccgggaattccgaattcgggggttctattacgtgcgggcctatatcccgcacgccctttcggtactctagtttgctaggcttgccgttttgtttatttaccgcgtgatatagggtcgcacttgactcgcccgttttgacaccttaaagtcgatgaattgatcaagttggaccaagaatccgaaagatgagtaggcttgtgcgtcgaggtatcggttcactatcttagcgttacagttcatcgaaccgtaatggtcgattccctgcgcgaaccgaaaccgcgagtattcgagcttactcatctctcggtgataatagaccgacttgaccggtttgACACTCgaacctctcgctcgccgatcggtgATCTTTACAAGTGACtgagtgaatatacaaataaaatcctcacaatgttctctcgaataattacgaagtataactgaataagtaaatggatcccgatcagtttgcattgggccaatattccactccggctcaccgtgtattttgaataaccgataaacaagttaaggcaacgcgggctcaaggagccgggggtcgggtccgatcgatccaacggtttacgggagaaccggtcggttctcactgtatccaatggaccgatcgagttcccgggtgatatctaaacccgtttcacgcgctcaatccaaatccgccttccacataggccgcattcggagtgtgacggtgaatcgagcctagatcccattccgcactcgggttgcacgcgcttggtgagttaagaggcgttggacctcgtgttcggtgatttggggtgttggaccccgtgcaacacgtaacctatgggttcgggcccgaaccgcaataaatcatcataggcaaggataaaacagaagaaaactgataaaactgacataatataatcaataactgacaactatcggtgaatacagacaagtggtgtattaagtcgagtgtacgtgatttaatcagttattaaccggggttgattagcaagcaatgtatctaacctaggcaaacataaaTGGTGGATTAGagtagggttctaagccaattacatgtgtgtatttgttttaagactcttattcagtgaggtgacactgcggtttcgccgaattagccaaactcgtgttttgactctagattggaatctattaTTCCGCCTGTCCATtgtctagtgtttgattaggccaaatgtaCGATTAGTCCGATTTTCCGTATTTTGTGACTGAAACACAATGATCCCCACcaaatctacaataggaagaaagaaacaccgaaaacgaacGAAATAGGCCGCgcaaatgaaactcgcacccgaacgagtcgtcctttctcgttcatagttctaggtgtttccaactccctaaagcctagggtgtcggcgaatcacggaatgacgattatgcccttggataataaaattgcaatgttcgtgtataaattggagatcgcgtcacacgaaggagtctaagaaggactctcgtaccccgactcgggcctcctcaaattgggcccggactcgagtcatggcacgtgagtactcactagacatcaattctattcgtgtcacgtgtctcggtattttgaaatcgtgaattttgatggaaaagggcattctcgccgttccgtaaatcatcgatgcgtttacgaattaaggatcgattCACCCAAtcatttagtccaagtgacttacttagccgaatgatacgtcccgtttatcCCGTTTGTAAAGTTATTCAATGGTAGTGATTTCATGTAGTCATTACGGTTTTGATGGAGGATTACCCAAAATTGACGTATCTATCATTTAATTATCATGTGAATAACGAAAAAATATAAGACACGGATACAATCAATTtcaagggacgattccgatCATATCTTGCATACATAATACGTTTAAACACAAGAACAAaatctatttcaataaaacaaaagaaaatcgacGCCGTCAAGATCTCGAAACGCAAACGAACACACAAACAAGTACATATAACACGTAATATAACGAAATTAACAAAAACGGCGTCGACTCATACGATGGGAAAGCGTGAGACGCGGGAACCGGCTCATTTCGGAAAGGGAGAAACCACCttagacccgtgtggtccaaggggactctcggccacatttcttcaagagtggccgtgagtcctcatggctcacacgggtcaagGGAGGTTCTCCGGTCCCGATCCACGCCTATTCCCACCATGCTAATATGTTACACGTGATAAACAACGGCAAAGGAGTGCGGGAACCAACTAGTttcgaggaggaggagatgccCTAGCCTCGGAGGAACCATAGGGGGTCACGGGTCGCCCCCTCAAGGCTAGACCGTATGCCCCATGGTTCGGCCGTGACTTGGGATCTCTCCCACCTTGACTCATGTCGTCTCCCTTCATGATATACACATTCATACGGCATGTGGACgtgataaagaaagaaaatagacGTGCAACGATGTATGGCAAGCATGGGGAGTTCGGATCCGAGAGAAAAATGCGACCTTTCATACATTCCGAACCTTTAAAACGCATAAACACTTCATATAAGTAAAGATCGaagatcctaacttctctaagttgaaGATGtgcgttacctagcctcgttgcacgaggagaagagtcggggaagcggccgtgggagtcgctagactcggtttGAGTGTTACGGGTTGAAGGACCCGAGAGATGACAGCCGTGACAACTCGGAAAGAACGAGGTCGGCACACTAGCTCCagtcacggcacggtgcaaggtcgggctcgttggactcctaagaggcggatctagaggaccatgggcagacccgaacgtgccaaggcctgaacaaacccgaaaatgtgagagaaagttcggtaaaaatgtaaggaacccggtaagagagaaacggatgaacgacggttgtgcacggttgatcggccctcggaccgtgaccacctcttcatgggggagggtgagggttgtgaagGACCCTTgtaacgtgatggcacgactcgccgaagtcgtggggaGAAATGGCACGTGGATGAGGTTCGGTGCGCGCGGCTagggggtctcgggacccgactctcttcacggctggaacgtgatgtaggaagcttcaaatggaaaatctaagcccggaaatggacttaggggatggaaaatatgtaggctagggactttggggatttttggcttaagtcgggtcgggtggttaccggaataccgggtggttttccggcgattttggccggtttcagCCTTGGCAAGGGCTGGACGAGCTGGAGGggagggctggagtttgagaggattcttgagagagattggcttgagagagagtgggaatgaagaagtgattaaggttaatgatcaacgggaacttataggaggctATAACGGTTCGGTTAAAAGAAGTTAAGCACGGTTAGAGGCCCTAAgcatgggctgccgaaaatatcaaggcaattagggtggggtttgtgtcatgtagagtgtggggaaagcaaaagagagtgatgggtgtgatggatgggtgataggaagt
This region includes:
- the LOC116188783 gene encoding extensin-like; this encodes MAEEDRVDISEEVNPPAPAHSQPPPTHAPPPPTPAGVLSAYSGAPPTHLQPPTSLGAPLARTSQTFSASDDKARIAALEGTVNQMATNMAELLALLRGPNCVSSSSTPLLGQGPTADPTPWVPPTQAPENMEVPAPPTLHTSVAHPFTSSYPPPPAPTAVPLSPATFLSSEQVLPEPPPISIPIPATAYTAPPPMVFPVPSAPAPIHLQATELPPYPSLQPHVALSHQDSLSGSALDWFMSRKAEDIPTWEDLSRKFIDQYRYCAETPPTLLELSTKEMAQGQRFEEYATKWRAQAAKHIPPISEAQQIQLFHSTLRGVYYSHLLAHTSSFSDLIEAGKKLDLGIKLGRMEDPRQQRRGVVKEDPRQAVIFRRKERE